The DNA segment CATTGTTTATGATTGCCTAATGTCTGATTAAGTATATGTATATTTTTTACATTATATGATGGCCCGGTCAAATTAACAGGGCGATCAGGCCAATGAAAAACATCCGTTTCGTGAATATTCGCGCAGTGTTCTCTTTTTCAATTTTTGCTTTTTTACTTATTGGCGCTAATACCGCTCAAGCTGATGAAAGCGTTATTGTTCCACAAACTAAAACTGTTTCCGAAAATGGTAATAACGAAAGTTTATGGTCTGCATATAAAAATAATATTGCAGAAACCTGGAATGCTCCGCAGCATCAGGATCTCTTTCTGCCAGTATTAACACGCCATAATCGCCATACTCACAGTAAAAAACAAATTGATGGATATAATGAACATCCCTGGGGTGGGGGTTATGGTGTTTCTCGCTATGACGAAAAAGGAAACTGGCATGCGCTTTATGCAATGGCGTTCAAAGACTCCTTTAATAAATGGGAACCTGTTGTCGGTTATGGTTATGAAAAAATATGGCAACCGCTCAATGATAAAGAATTTCGTTTAGGTGCCGGATATATTACTGCCGTCTCGGCGCGTGATAATTATGATTACGTTCCTTTCCCGATGGTTCTGCCGCTGGTTTCCGCAGGCTATTCACGGCTGACGTTTCAGGCAACCTACGTGCCAGGCGCCAATAGCAAAGGTAACGTGCTCTTTGGCTGGTTCCGCTTTCAGTTTTGATAGTTAATTTAATTTTTTTAGTTTAATAATAAGATAACTCCTTCAGTATCTCTGAGAATATTCTTAGTGAGGAAGGGCGGTTGGAAGATAATTGTCTAAACAAAATCTAAATCATTTAAGGATTATTCTGATAATACGGAATTTAATTGCTGTAAATTCATTAAATTAAGGTTGGCGGAGTTCTTTCGTTACACCTTCGTTTACTTTATTGAACCAAGCTTTGTTTATGATACTACCTCAATGCAGGGAGTTATTGTGAAAATGTTAATCAATAAAGTTACAGGCTGTTTGATTGTCGTTCTGATATTAGGTTTAAGTTCGCCAGCCTGGGCAACCAATAGCGGGCTCGACCCGATGAACAGTCCCAATAAAGACGGAACAGAATCTATTTTTCCGGTGATGTGGGATGCTTTCAAAGAGAACGTGTCCGATACCTGGAACGAGTCAGATAAGCAGGATCTCTATCTGCCGGTGATTACCTGGCACAATCGTCTGACTTATGACAAGGAAAAAACTGACAGATATAACGAGCGTCCGTGGGGCGGTGGTTATGGCATTTCCCGTTATGATGAGAAAGGAAACTGGAACGGCATCTATTTTATGGCGTTTAAAGACTCTCATAATAAGTGGGAGCCGATAGGCGGTTACGGCTGGGAAAAAATATGGCAGCCAATAAATGATAAAAATTTTCGTTTAGGTTTAGGTTATACCGCTGCAGTAACCGCGCGTGATGACTATAAATATATTCCTATTCCGATAGTATTACCGCTGGCCTCGGTCGGCTATAACAAACTCACTTTTCAGGCGACCTATATTCCGGGCACTTACAATAACGGCAACGTGTTCTTTGCCTGGCTGCGTTATCAGTTCTGAGTGACTTTCTTTGTGACTGAACAAAGTACTGGGCGCAGGTTGTGAACCTGATCCCCCACTTCTGGTGAATATTACACTATGCTGAAAATTCACCGCAGGAATCAATCTGTTGGATCCTGTGGTGATTTTTTGTTTTCAGGGAATCTACAAAACTATTCATCAAGAGGATCACTCGTGAAAAAAGCATCCCGTTTTCTTGCATTGTCTGCACTTGCCTGCGTTTTGCCGCTCTCCATGCCTGTCGCTCAGGCCGCTCAGTCCGATAACTTAGAACTGCAACAGGTGCTGGTGCTCAGCCGCCACGGTATCCGTGCGCCGCTGGTCAATTATGGTGATGTGCTGGCCGAATCCACCACGCACACCTGGCCTGTCTGGAAAACCGAAGGCGGCTTGCTGACGCCAAAAGGCGGTCAGGTTTCCGAACATATGGGCCATTATTTCCGCGCATGGCTGGCGAAAGACAAACTGTTGTCTGCCGCCGGATGCCCTGCAAACGCGCAAGTTTTCACTTATGCCAACAGTTTACCGCGTACCATTGATACCGCGAAACACTTTACTGCCGGCGCTTTCCCAGGCTGTGATGTGTCGGTTATCAACCGTGTTGAAATCGGTAAAATGGATCCAGTATTCAACCCCATTATTACTGCTGAAGTGAACGATACCTTCAAAACCAGTGCGCTGAATTCTGTTAATCAGCATGCCGGTGAGGGGGGGCTGGCAGGGCTGAATCAGCGTCTGAAACCGAATTACCAGTTGCTGGAAAGTATTCTCGATTACAAGAACAGCAAAATCTGCAAAGAGAAACAACAGTGCGATCTGGCATCGCAGCCGTCGGAAGTCGTGCTGACGCAGGGCAAAGAGCCGGGCATCACCGGGCCTCTGCGCATGGCGACCGGTGCGACCGACGCGTTTATGTTGCAGTATTACGAAGGTTTCCCGATGAAAGACATCGCATGGGGAAAAATCAGTACGCCTGAGCAATGGACGAAGCTGGAAACCATCAAGAATCTGTATCACGAGACCCTGTTCGGCTCGCCAACCATTGCGGCTAACGCCGCTAAGCCGTTACTCACCTTTATTGCAGGCTCACTGGATCCAAAACTGGCGAATACTGCTGATGAGAAAGCGGCGCAGCAGTCAAAACTGGCCGTGCTGGTCGGTCACGACTCGAATATCGCCTCGCTGCTCGCAGCGCTGAAAACACAGGACTACACCTTGCCGGGCCAGTACGAACGTACGCCAATCAGCGGTACCGTTGTTTTCCAGCGCTGGCATGATAAGAAAGCCAACAAAGATCTGATGAAGATCGAATATATTTATCCGACAGCGAAGCAGATCCGTAACAACGTTGCGCTGAGTATCAAAAACCCTCCTGAGCGTGTGACGCTGCAAATCGAAGGCTGTGCCGTTGATAAACAGGGCTTCTGCCCGATGGAAGAATTTACTCAGGCCGTGCAGAAAGATCTGCGAGGCTAAGCGAAGTAACAGGATGTCTTAGGCCCGCTCCGGCGGGCTTTTTTACGCCTGAACGGTCCCGCCGGGCTTTAGCGTTTAACCGGCAATAGAATGCATTTTAAGTCAGTTCGCTGAAATGTCGGGATGCGGGATAATTTGCCGAAGTCCTTATCAACAGCAGCGCGGCAAATTATGGCGTCTACCTCATTTTATCTCAGCACTCGACAGCGGGCGGATATTAGTGCTCTATCCCGGCACATTCTTTGGCGGCTGGAATTGCCGACGTGGGCGCTTATCCTTGTCGTTTACAGCGGCTGGTTTGCCGTCGTCATATTCTGGACGTCACTCGGAGTATGGATCGGCACGCCACTGCTGATTTGGTTCACCACATGGTACATGTCGCTGCAACATGAACTTATTCACGGCCATCCGACCCGCAAACCCTGGCTTAACCAGCTGTTTGGAACGCTGCCGCTGGCGGTCTGGTATCCGTATGGCCTGTATCGCGATACCCATTTACAGCATCACATTAACGAACATCTCACGTTGCCTGGCGACGATCCGGAAGGGTATTACTTCAGCCGTAACAGCTGGGAAGCGCTTTCACCAGCAATGAAAGCGCTGGTTAGATTACGCAATACTCTGCCGGGCAGAATGCTCATCGGCCCGCTGCTGGATATTTGCAGCACGCTGACCGGCGCACTCACGGCGGTGTGTCGTGGTGATGCGCGAGCAACCACGATGTGGCTGACGCATGGCGTTTTACTGGGCGGGTTGCTGTACTGGATGGCACCGTTCGGTTTATCGCCTGTCTTTTTTATTCTGGCGGTAAGTTATCCGGCGCTTAGCCTGACAAAAGTGCGCTCTTTCTTTGAACACCGCGCCGAACATGCACCCGAGGCCCGTTCTACCCTGAACGAAGCGGGGCTGGTATGGCGGATCTTGTTTCTTAATCTGAATTACCATCTGGTGCATCACGATCTGCCTGGCGTGCCGTGGTTTGCGTTACGTAAGGTGTATGTCGCCGATCGCGAGGCTTACATTGCGCGTAGTGAGGGTTTCGTGGTGAAAGGTTACCGGCAGTGGTTTCGCGATCACTCGAGGTCTCCGGTGAGCGTAGAAAGTCATCCTTTTGCACCCGATGGACTGCCAGCGCAACCGCCCCGCAGCGACTATGATTATCAGCAGGACACCCCCTGACGGAGTCGCCAAATCATGCTGATGTCTTTACCGATGTACGCTATCTCCCGGCCCGACGTTGAGGCGTTTGCCCGCGTATTGCGGGACAAGCTCCGGCGACTCGGATTGCCCGATACGCCTGATTCTCTGAGCTGGCCGCAGCAGTTGCTGGCGCACTGGCAGATGCCGGATTTACTGCTCAGCCAGACCTGCGGATTCCCGCTGGTGGAAAGCTTGCCACAGGTGCAAGTGGTAGGATTATTCAGCTATCGCGCGCCCGGCTGTGATGGGTTCCGTTACCGCAGTTTTTTAGTTGCGCGTGAGGAGGATAAAGGGCGATATCTGGCCGATTTCCGTCACCGGCGTCTGGCGTTTAACAGCACCGATTCTCAGTCCGGTTATAACAGCCTGCGCGCGCTGGTGGCACCGCTGGCCGACGCAGGGCGTTTCTTTTCAGAAGCCTCAGCGACCGGCAGCCACCGCGAATCTCTCCTTTTCGTTCAGCAAAGTAAAGCCGATATTACGGCGGTAGATTGCGTGACGATGGAATTGCTGAAACATGCGCAGCCCGAAGCCCTTACTGGCTTGATCGTGATTGGCCAAACGGCCGCCGTGCCCGGTCTGCCGTTGATCACTTCAGCGCAGACCTCAGCCGAACAGCTGGCGATTTTACGACAGGCATTGCATGAAATCGTGCACGAACCTGTCAGTGAACCGTTACTGATCGAAGCGTTTACCGAAGTACCGCGAGTGGCCTATAGCGTGATCACGTTGATGAAGGAGATCGCGCAGTCGTTTGGTGTCAGCGAACTGGCGCTGCAAAAAACGTCATAAAAAAACCGGGCTTCTCACCCGGTTTTTTGATCTCTTACGTTCTGATTTCAGTGGGTTTCGATAGGGAAATCTTCGTTCACGTCGCCCCATTCAGCCCACGAACCGTCGTACAGCGCGACATCTTTCACGCCCAGCGCGTCCAACCCAAAAGCCAGCGCTGCGGCGGTGACGCCCGAGCCACAGCTGGTGATCACCGGCTTATTCAGATCCACGCCCACCTGTTCGAAGGTTGCTTTCAGAGCTTGTGGCGATTTCAGGTGGCCATCCTGCGTCAGTTCGGTAAAGGGCACGCTAAGGCTGCCGGGAATATGGCCGCCGTGCAAACCAGGACGCGGCTCCGGCGCTTCGGCTTTAAAGCGCGCCAGAGATCGGGCATCGATGATTTGCACTTTGCCCAGTGATTCTTTGACTTGCTGTGCGCTGACCACTACCGGACGCACCAGTTTCGCGTTGAACGTCGAAGGTACTCGGGTGTGTTCACCGTTTTGCGTCGGTTTACCCTCGGCAAGCCAGGCATTCAGGCCACCGTCCAGCACGCGGACGCTTTTTGCCCCGAAGCTTGTCAGCATCCACCAGACGCGCGGCGCTGAGAATAAATCGCCTTCATCATATAGCACGATAGTTTGCGTATCGGCGACGCCAAGACGGCTCATCGACGCGGCAAATTCTTCCGCCGTCGGCATCATATGCGGCAGGCCGGTGGTGCAGTCGGAAATACTGTCGACTTCCACATAAATCGCGTTGGGAATATGTGCTTCCAGATATTTGGCATGGAAATCAATCGGCGGGGTGATCCCCGGTTTGGATTTCCGACAATCGATAATGACCACGTCCGGTGAATTCAGATTCTTCGCCAGCCAGTCGGTAGATACGGTATGGGTAGAAAAAGTCATGTTCTGTGCCTTATCTTTTTGTGAAGCCAGCTCAGAGATCGCCTGGGATCAGAGAATAGACCCAGGCGTCGCGCGGCTGACCGTGATAATAAAGACGATTACGGTGCAGGCCCTCGGAAGTCGCACCCGCTTTTTCCGCGACGCGACGGCTGCGGGCGTTACCTTCCACCGCCACAATTTCCAGCCGCGTCAGTTCGAGTTCAGTAAAGGCAAAACGCGCGGCCGCTCTGACCGCCAGCGTCGCCAGACTCCGGCCGGTATATCCGGTGCGGATCCAATATCCGAGATTGGCGAACTTATATTCCTGCACGATGCGGTTGATGCCCACGCTGCCAATCAGCTCACCGCTGGCGCGATCGAACAGACAGAAATTGAATTCTGCGCCTCGATGGCGCTTTTGCTCGCTGTCGGTCAGATATTTGCGGCTGTCCTCCAGTGCATATTTTTCAGTACACCAGGTTTCCCATGCGCCAATTTCTTTAACAGAGGCCTGAACAGCCGCAAGATGTAGCACGGCCTCCAGTTCGGTTGCAGCACGGATTTCGATTTCTTCGTCCTGATAAATCTGGCGTGTCATCATGATAATCATCCGTCAGTGGAGAAATGATTCGGGAAGCTAATCAAATCAGCCTCACACATACAGCATCAATATGTCAATTGGCGGCAAGGCCGATTAAGTGTGAGAAAACAGCGTTGTCTGGCCCATATTTTTACTCTTCTGGCACCAGCATCACCAGCTTACATTCGGCATATCCCGCCGGAAAAAACGTCTGCTGGCGGTAACTTTTCTCACCTTCCGCCGGATGATTGAAACGCCGTTCACCGCCTTCCCGCGAGAGTACTTCCTGCTGCGTCCACCACTGATTGAAGTCTGTGCTGCGTTCGCGCAGGCTGATAACAGTCTCACGCACTGCATCGGAATGCGCGTAGTGACTGGTTTCGGCACGAAATTCTGCGACCACACGCTTGGCGCGCTCAGCCCAGTTGGTCACTAGCTGGCGCGCCAGCGGATGCAGAAACATGAAGTTGAGCAGATTGGGTTGCGGATCCCCCCCCAGCCAGCCGCTGAACAGGGTTTCGGCCTGCGGATTCCACGCCAGTACGTTCCAGCAGCTATCGAGCAGATAAGCAGGGCAGGTGAACTGATCCACACAGTTTTTCAGGCTGACGTCCGGCGCGCCTGAAATGTGCACGGCCTGCGGATCTTTCACCGCCGCTAAACTGAACAGGTATTCGCGCGCCGCAGGTTCCATCCGCAACGATTTGGCGAGATTGTCGAGCGTCGCGGCGGAAATTGAGACATCCCGCCCCTGTTCAATCCACGTGTACCAGGTGGCGCTGATGCCGCTGATTTGTGCCAGCTCTTCGCGCCGCAGCCCACTGGTTCTGCGCCTTGGCGAACCCGGTAGTCCGACCATCTCCGGCGTGACCCGTTCACGATTCGTACGTAAAAATAGCCCCAGTGCCTTCGGGCCGGTGAGCGATTCTGCATTATCTATCATTCTTATCTCTCAAACTGGGAGTAACTGATACCAGTATAAGCGCTCATATTGTACCCGTATAGAACAATGCCTATAGTGATTTTGAGGTCACTTGAAACCCGCATTTAACCCGATAAAAACAAGACAGGCAGGAGCAATGATGAACATGAAAAATAGCCACAGTCAGGCGGTTGATAAGCAGTTTGGTTCGCAGGCACAGGATTATCTGACCAGCGCCGTCCATTCGCAGGGCGCGGATTTACAACGTCTGGCGACTTTGCTGGCAGCGCACAAAGAGGCGCTGGTTATCGACCTGGGCTGCGGCGCAGGTCACGCCAGCTTTGTGGCGGCGGGCGTGGTGAAAAGCGTCATTGCCTACGATTTGTCGGCGCAAATGCTGGCAGTGGTAGCGCAGGCGGCGAAGGACAAACAGCTGGATAATATCCGCGTAC comes from the Enterobacteriaceae bacterium Kacie_13 genome and includes:
- the pagP gene encoding lipid IV(A) palmitoyltransferase PagP produces the protein MKNIRFVNIRAVFSFSIFAFLLIGANTAQADESVIVPQTKTVSENGNNESLWSAYKNNIAETWNAPQHQDLFLPVLTRHNRHTHSKKQIDGYNEHPWGGGYGVSRYDEKGNWHALYAMAFKDSFNKWEPVVGYGYEKIWQPLNDKEFRLGAGYITAVSARDNYDYVPFPMVLPLVSAGYSRLTFQATYVPGANSKGNVLFGWFRFQF
- the pagP gene encoding lipid IV(A) palmitoyltransferase PagP yields the protein MLINKVTGCLIVVLILGLSSPAWATNSGLDPMNSPNKDGTESIFPVMWDAFKENVSDTWNESDKQDLYLPVITWHNRLTYDKEKTDRYNERPWGGGYGISRYDEKGNWNGIYFMAFKDSHNKWEPIGGYGWEKIWQPINDKNFRLGLGYTAAVTARDDYKYIPIPIVLPLASVGYNKLTFQATYIPGTYNNGNVFFAWLRYQF
- a CDS encoding bifunctional glucose-1-phosphatase/inositol phosphatase, producing the protein MKKASRFLALSALACVLPLSMPVAQAAQSDNLELQQVLVLSRHGIRAPLVNYGDVLAESTTHTWPVWKTEGGLLTPKGGQVSEHMGHYFRAWLAKDKLLSAAGCPANAQVFTYANSLPRTIDTAKHFTAGAFPGCDVSVINRVEIGKMDPVFNPIITAEVNDTFKTSALNSVNQHAGEGGLAGLNQRLKPNYQLLESILDYKNSKICKEKQQCDLASQPSEVVLTQGKEPGITGPLRMATGATDAFMLQYYEGFPMKDIAWGKISTPEQWTKLETIKNLYHETLFGSPTIAANAAKPLLTFIAGSLDPKLANTADEKAAQQSKLAVLVGHDSNIASLLAALKTQDYTLPGQYERTPISGTVVFQRWHDKKANKDLMKIEYIYPTAKQIRNNVALSIKNPPERVTLQIEGCAVDKQGFCPMEEFTQAVQKDLRG
- a CDS encoding fatty acid desaturase, producing the protein MASTSFYLSTRQRADISALSRHILWRLELPTWALILVVYSGWFAVVIFWTSLGVWIGTPLLIWFTTWYMSLQHELIHGHPTRKPWLNQLFGTLPLAVWYPYGLYRDTHLQHHINEHLTLPGDDPEGYYFSRNSWEALSPAMKALVRLRNTLPGRMLIGPLLDICSTLTGALTAVCRGDARATTMWLTHGVLLGGLLYWMAPFGLSPVFFILAVSYPALSLTKVRSFFEHRAEHAPEARSTLNEAGLVWRILFLNLNYHLVHHDLPGVPWFALRKVYVADREAYIARSEGFVVKGYRQWFRDHSRSPVSVESHPFAPDGLPAQPPRSDYDYQQDTP
- a CDS encoding PhnD/SsuA/transferrin family substrate-binding protein, with the translated sequence MMLMSLPMYAISRPDVEAFARVLRDKLRRLGLPDTPDSLSWPQQLLAHWQMPDLLLSQTCGFPLVESLPQVQVVGLFSYRAPGCDGFRYRSFLVAREEDKGRYLADFRHRRLAFNSTDSQSGYNSLRALVAPLADAGRFFSEASATGSHRESLLFVQQSKADITAVDCVTMELLKHAQPEALTGLIVIGQTAAVPGLPLITSAQTSAEQLAILRQALHEIVHEPVSEPLLIEAFTEVPRVAYSVITLMKEIAQSFGVSELALQKTS
- the sseA gene encoding 3-mercaptopyruvate sulfurtransferase translates to MTFSTHTVSTDWLAKNLNSPDVVIIDCRKSKPGITPPIDFHAKYLEAHIPNAIYVEVDSISDCTTGLPHMMPTAEEFAASMSRLGVADTQTIVLYDEGDLFSAPRVWWMLTSFGAKSVRVLDGGLNAWLAEGKPTQNGEHTRVPSTFNAKLVRPVVVSAQQVKESLGKVQIIDARSLARFKAEAPEPRPGLHGGHIPGSLSVPFTELTQDGHLKSPQALKATFEQVGVDLNKPVITSCGSGVTAAALAFGLDALGVKDVALYDGSWAEWGDVNEDFPIETH
- a CDS encoding GNAT family N-acetyltransferase, with translation MMTRQIYQDEEIEIRAATELEAVLHLAAVQASVKEIGAWETWCTEKYALEDSRKYLTDSEQKRHRGAEFNFCLFDRASGELIGSVGINRIVQEYKFANLGYWIRTGYTGRSLATLAVRAAARFAFTELELTRLEIVAVEGNARSRRVAEKAGATSEGLHRNRLYYHGQPRDAWVYSLIPGDL
- a CDS encoding helix-turn-helix domain-containing protein, whose protein sequence is MIDNAESLTGPKALGLFLRTNRERVTPEMVGLPGSPRRRTSGLRREELAQISGISATWYTWIEQGRDVSISAATLDNLAKSLRMEPAAREYLFSLAAVKDPQAVHISGAPDVSLKNCVDQFTCPAYLLDSCWNVLAWNPQAETLFSGWLGGDPQPNLLNFMFLHPLARQLVTNWAERAKRVVAEFRAETSHYAHSDAVRETVISLRERSTDFNQWWTQQEVLSREGGERRFNHPAEGEKSYRQQTFFPAGYAECKLVMLVPEE